The following proteins come from a genomic window of Methanosarcina sp. MTP4:
- a CDS encoding type II secretion system F family protein encodes MTFTPVDELAYRAFGDYLYKNKESFKVLRVKIRQSHISTPVDQYLASTLFYSLLSGFIGGFFGLWLGLKTFADPGARLSLFADSVRVGFAGDHLYLLAFLSAIVFFLLGFLFIFGLAYIYPYLQADIRNACIEKSMLPAVTYIYALTKGGMSLFDVFRSLSSYTHIFGASAEEISYIVRDMDYLGKDFITALKDAKERTPSERFKDFVEGLILVSSSGSVTEYIKNKAEQYQDMAELANRNLLKRLDVLAEVYVTVLVAGPLFIMTTLVVLQFFRPASAQILYMLIYVIIPLSSMLFLVLLDTIGELGLNPEKAKVSGFSLNLSDIPEIDSGLSEEEEVERKKKFRLYRQLFNIREIIFNPYRSIRDEPRYTFLFGIPLGLFYLARLPSTIPNMDLGFHWNPNFAHISSNSIELFTGLDDYIVIFLSVALIPFIIFYEIRAWRIRKIDERMPDFLRSLSSMNDSGILLSNSLKIMANSKMGILSKELKKLKEDISWGTSTSRALMKLENSIRTAVSTRILHTLIKANESTSDLKNVLYITSEQVKSEERLKKERSSEMVIYIFTIYVAFFVFLFIVYILSVYFFPESASFKNSANGGGYGGVGNSFFNIEEYTMLMFHSALVQGFTSGLVAGKMGHGSAYMGLKYSVSMMIATYLLFTFFV; translated from the coding sequence GTACCGGGCTTTCGGGGATTATCTTTATAAAAATAAAGAGAGCTTCAAAGTGCTCAGGGTAAAGATACGCCAATCGCACATTTCCACGCCCGTGGACCAGTACCTGGCTTCGACTTTATTTTATTCACTGCTCTCAGGTTTCATCGGAGGGTTTTTCGGGCTATGGCTGGGTCTTAAGACATTTGCAGACCCCGGGGCACGCCTCAGTCTCTTTGCGGACTCCGTGCGAGTTGGCTTTGCGGGTGACCACCTGTACCTCCTAGCATTTTTAAGCGCCATCGTTTTCTTTTTGCTAGGGTTCCTGTTCATCTTCGGCCTTGCATACATCTACCCCTATCTTCAGGCGGATATCCGCAATGCCTGTATCGAAAAATCCATGCTCCCGGCAGTAACCTATATTTATGCCCTGACAAAAGGGGGCATGTCTCTCTTTGACGTATTCAGGTCTTTGAGCTCCTATACCCATATATTCGGGGCAAGTGCCGAGGAAATATCCTATATCGTGAGGGACATGGACTACCTGGGCAAAGATTTCATAACCGCCCTTAAAGATGCCAAGGAACGGACCCCTTCAGAACGCTTCAAGGATTTTGTAGAAGGGTTGATCCTTGTTTCAAGCAGCGGGAGCGTGACGGAATACATCAAAAACAAGGCCGAACAATACCAGGATATGGCTGAACTGGCAAACCGGAACCTGTTAAAGAGGCTTGACGTCCTGGCTGAAGTTTATGTGACAGTGCTGGTAGCAGGCCCCCTTTTCATAATGACAACCCTTGTCGTGCTTCAATTCTTCCGGCCGGCTTCAGCTCAGATCCTCTACATGCTCATTTACGTGATAATCCCCCTGTCGAGCATGCTTTTCCTTGTGCTCCTGGACACCATAGGAGAACTTGGGCTGAACCCTGAAAAAGCCAAGGTTTCCGGCTTTTCCCTGAACCTTTCCGACATTCCCGAGATCGACTCCGGCCTGAGTGAAGAGGAAGAGGTAGAGCGAAAGAAAAAGTTCCGCCTATACAGACAGCTCTTCAATATAAGGGAAATCATATTCAACCCTTACAGGTCTATCCGGGACGAGCCAAGATACACTTTCCTTTTCGGAATCCCTCTGGGGTTATTCTATCTTGCCCGCCTCCCGAGTACAATTCCGAATATGGATTTAGGCTTCCACTGGAACCCCAACTTTGCCCACATCAGCAGCAACAGCATTGAACTGTTCACCGGGCTTGATGATTACATCGTCATTTTCCTTTCCGTCGCCCTGATTCCCTTCATTATTTTTTACGAAATCAGGGCCTGGAGGATACGGAAGATTGACGAGAGGATGCCCGATTTCCTGAGGAGCCTTTCCAGCATGAACGACTCGGGGATCCTGCTTTCCAATTCCCTGAAAATCATGGCAAACTCCAAAATGGGGATCCTGAGCAAAGAGCTTAAAAAACTGAAGGAAGACATCTCCTGGGGAACTTCCACTTCAAGAGCCCTGATGAAACTTGAAAATAGTATCAGGACCGCCGTATCAACGCGGATTCTCCATACCCTGATAAAGGCGAATGAGTCCACAAGCGACCTGAAAAACGTACTTTACATCACTTCGGAACAGGTCAAGAGCGAGGAAAGACTGAAGAAAGAACGCTCATCGGAAATGGTGATCTACATTTTCACCATCTACGTGGCTTTCTTTGTCTTCCTATTCATCGTCTACATCCTGAGCGTGTACTTCTTCCCCGAAAGCGCCTCGTTTAAAAATTCGGCCAACGGAGGCGGGTACGGAGGGGTTGGAAACAGCTTCTTCAATATCGAAGAGTACACGATGCTCATGTTCCACTCGGCCCTGGTCCAGGGATTCACTTCGGGACTTGTTGCAGGGAAGATGGGGCACGGCTCGGCATACATGGGCCTGAAGTACAGCGTCAGCATGATGATAGCCACGTATCTGCTGTTCACATTCTTTGTCTGA
- a CDS encoding type IV pilin N-terminal domain-containing protein, which translates to MEGKKNRRKLTEDCRAVSELIGQVLMVAIVVLAFSSISLAVFSDGGAINPPHTPRTDLQENVDYGGDIIEIFHSGGEAIDIKYIKITINDADGRQAEFNMSDPNVKVSDPQGNNLFSDDVFTLGDYIEINTSSSNVNISNNASLYFVYTKSSQVVHKAIL; encoded by the coding sequence GTGGAGGGGAAAAAAAACCGCAGGAAACTGACTGAGGACTGTCGGGCAGTTTCGGAATTGATAGGGCAGGTCTTGATGGTTGCAATAGTTGTACTTGCCTTTTCTTCAATATCGCTTGCCGTATTCTCAGACGGGGGAGCCATAAACCCCCCGCATACGCCGCGTACCGATCTGCAGGAGAACGTAGATTACGGGGGCGATATAATTGAGATATTCCACAGTGGGGGAGAAGCAATCGATATCAAGTACATCAAGATAACAATCAACGACGCTGACGGGCGGCAAGCAGAATTTAATATGTCTGACCCTAATGTCAAAGTTTCTGACCCCCAGGGCAACAATCTTTTCTCTGATGACGTCTTCACGCTAGGTGATTACATAGAAATCAACACCAGCAGCAGCAATGTGAACATCTCAAATAATGCCAGCCTCTACTTCGTGTACACAAAGTCCAGCCAGGTAGTCCATAAGGCAATACTCTAA
- a CDS encoding type IV pilin N-terminal domain-containing protein produces the protein MEGNKKHRKLTQDCLAVSEIIGAVLMIAIVVLAFSAISLAVFSEGGEMNPPNTPHTNLQENIDRSEGTVQIFHSGGEEIDLKYIKIMLDVDGQQVEFDMSDPGFEVYDPNGTNSSDDVFALRDCIVIDTSSKVNLADADAIDLYFVHTASSQVIQKTVLWRDFGDLPDWITPYPYGSVYDSYEDDWWDPEVVHQIGDGHFTDNDFPKNVTIYESFTFGSLEELGISDDISFSRVILKIVYRIHDQSAKLELEINNAPEFVEELPKKENDSITSEFVEKEFDITQYIKNATDLENIEVKISTTPNADDQAEKEGWIDFIGIHLEY, from the coding sequence GTGGAGGGGAACAAAAAGCACAGGAAGCTGACTCAGGACTGCCTGGCAGTTTCGGAGATAATAGGGGCAGTGCTCATGATAGCGATAGTGGTACTCGCCTTTTCTGCAATATCGCTTGCCGTATTTTCAGAGGGAGGAGAAATGAACCCTCCTAATACGCCGCACACTAACCTGCAGGAAAACATCGACAGATCAGAAGGCACCGTGCAGATATTCCACAGTGGGGGAGAGGAAATCGACCTTAAATACATCAAGATAATGCTCGATGTTGACGGGCAGCAAGTAGAATTCGATATGTCTGACCCTGGTTTCGAAGTCTATGATCCCAATGGTACAAACTCCTCTGACGATGTCTTTGCGCTCAGGGATTGCATTGTAATCGACACCAGCAGCAAAGTTAATCTTGCAGATGCAGATGCCATCGATCTCTATTTCGTCCACACTGCGTCCAGCCAGGTGATTCAGAAGACAGTACTCTGGAGAGATTTCGGAGACCTGCCCGATTGGATAACCCCTTATCCGTATGGAAGTGTATATGATAGTTACGAGGACGATTGGTGGGATCCGGAAGTGGTTCACCAAATCGGCGATGGACACTTTACAGACAATGATTTTCCAAAAAATGTAACTATATATGAAAGTTTTACTTTTGGCAGTTTGGAAGAGCTGGGCATTTCGGACGACATATCATTTTCCAGAGTTATCCTGAAAATCGTTTATAGAATACACGACCAGAGTGCGAAACTGGAACTGGAAATCAATAATGCTCCGGAATTCGTGGAGGAGCTTCCCAAAAAGGAAAACGACTCCATCACCAGTGAGTTTGTAGAAAAAGAATTCGACATAACTCAGTATATCAAAAATGCCACGGACCTGGAAAATATCGAAGTAAAGATATCAACCACACCGAATGCGGATGATCAAGCTGAGAAAGAGGGCTGGATTGATTTTATAGGGATCCACCTGGAGTATTGA
- a CDS encoding type IV pilin N-terminal domain-containing protein, which produces MFDVKKLLKNRCAVSEVMGEVLLTSIAVLLVSFIAIFISTYDGATDIPHTQVKEWMDTDSNMIYLKHSGGEFLETEAIEIVANINGERYVYPSSEIYTNLGNSSSWQLGDTIAIDTYNEWGVNITNDNEIRVFLIDTSTRQTIQYLTVSLEETGSSDWVPPQGEVEDTSTGGIATPYHVYEESDNLYTTYYPPQNLNNYRHEEFNFTAPSTIWGIDRGGNVTDVDLKIVYRTKDNSFKNIKLRIWDAYPLSGTWHEETLEEQTSFAPKTIDLSTYINNTYDLENLTVQLVAESTPESAGKTLNVDYIALKVS; this is translated from the coding sequence TTGTTTGATGTAAAAAAACTCCTAAAAAACCGCTGTGCCGTTTCGGAAGTTATGGGAGAAGTCCTCCTGACGAGTATAGCAGTCCTTCTTGTCAGTTTTATTGCCATATTCATATCCACATATGACGGAGCTACTGACATCCCCCACACCCAGGTAAAAGAATGGATGGATACAGATAGCAATATGATCTACCTGAAACACAGCGGGGGAGAGTTTCTCGAAACCGAAGCCATTGAGATCGTAGCAAACATCAACGGAGAAAGGTATGTTTACCCGTCATCCGAGATTTATACAAATCTGGGGAACAGTAGCAGCTGGCAACTGGGGGATACTATAGCTATTGATACGTACAACGAATGGGGAGTAAACATTACGAATGATAACGAAATCAGGGTATTCCTGATTGATACTTCCACCAGGCAGACAATCCAATACTTAACAGTTTCTTTGGAAGAAACTGGAAGTTCCGATTGGGTTCCTCCTCAGGGCGAGGTAGAAGATACCTCTACTGGAGGTATTGCAACGCCCTATCATGTGTATGAAGAAAGCGACAACCTTTACACTACCTATTATCCCCCTCAGAATTTAAACAACTACAGACATGAAGAATTTAATTTTACCGCACCCTCAACCATCTGGGGAATCGATCGAGGAGGCAACGTTACGGATGTGGATTTAAAAATCGTATACAGGACAAAGGACAACTCGTTTAAAAATATAAAACTTAGAATATGGGATGCATATCCCCTCAGCGGAACCTGGCATGAAGAAACTCTCGAGGAACAAACCTCATTTGCCCCTAAGACCATCGATCTCTCGACCTACATAAACAATACTTATGACTTAGAGAATTTAACGGTCCAGCTGGTAGCCGAATCAACCCCGGAAAGTGCCGGAAAAACCCTGAACGTTGATTATATCGCATTAAAGGTAAGTTAA
- a CDS encoding type IV pilin, with product MDLKNIFKKDDAVSPVIGVVLMVAITVILAAAIGSSVFGQGPSESAPQANIDIIMINESAVKLEHLGGDTIIMNDSAVTRVMFATDTDSYAIDVETQVEAAEAYFDVGDTLTIELIDNSSGTPDTLEMDSGQFATVKIVDEKTKQLVADKELRF from the coding sequence ATGGACTTAAAGAACATTTTCAAGAAAGACGACGCAGTGTCCCCGGTTATCGGTGTCGTTTTGATGGTGGCAATCACCGTCATCCTCGCCGCCGCAATCGGTTCATCCGTTTTCGGCCAGGGACCTTCAGAATCCGCACCGCAGGCGAACATTGATATAATCATGATTAACGAGAGTGCTGTAAAGCTTGAGCACCTTGGTGGAGACACCATTATCATGAATGACTCTGCTGTGACAAGGGTCATGTTTGCAACGGATACAGACTCTTACGCAATTGATGTAGAAACTCAGGTTGAAGCTGCTGAGGCGTATTTCGACGTTGGAGACACGCTAACTATAGAACTTATTGATAATTCTTCTGGAACTCCGGATACACTTGAGATGGATAGCGGACAGTTTGCTACCGTCAAGATTGTGGACGAAAAGACCAAGCAGCTTGTCGCTGACAAGGAACTGAGGTTCTAA
- a CDS encoding type IV pilin N-terminal domain-containing protein, producing MKRGDQVPEGKSIMKNDRAVSETMGVALLIGIVVIMLSVEGAFVFSRGGPDDFPHASLQEWMDTSTETIYIKHCSGEAIRTDELEIVANINGKRYVHTSSEICEDLGNKSHWELGEVLVINASSEWGLNLKDYDQIDFYIIDTPTKELIQRVKFTTDYRKTPYEIGWITPMGGVTDTSGGSATLADVQRENDSDWTVYEPPYEYVNSSIYEEFDFGVNPCMYGYRPGDSLSNVTLKIVYRTNDNSLLKIIFKFYDLDDPDIWISHEQTLPEKNHFYTAHINLTEYVNTTEDLANFKIRLESATHANSENKEINIDYLGLWVE from the coding sequence GTGAAAAGGGGAGATCAGGTGCCTGAAGGAAAAAGTATCATGAAAAATGACCGGGCAGTATCGGAAACAATGGGGGTGGCGCTCCTCATAGGCATTGTAGTCATCATGCTCAGCGTCGAGGGAGCGTTCGTATTTTCCCGGGGAGGCCCGGACGACTTCCCCCATGCCAGCCTGCAGGAGTGGATGGACACCTCGACTGAGACCATCTACATCAAGCACTGCTCCGGGGAAGCGATAAGGACCGACGAACTGGAAATAGTGGCCAATATCAATGGGAAAAGGTATGTCCATACATCCTCCGAAATATGCGAGGACCTTGGAAACAAAAGCCACTGGGAACTTGGAGAAGTTCTGGTTATCAATGCGAGCAGCGAATGGGGCCTCAATCTCAAGGACTACGATCAAATAGACTTCTATATCATTGACACCCCCACGAAAGAGTTAATCCAGAGAGTGAAGTTTACGACAGATTATCGAAAGACTCCATATGAAATAGGATGGATTACCCCAATGGGAGGGGTAACCGATACTTCAGGGGGATCAGCGACTCTCGCAGATGTCCAGAGGGAAAATGACTCAGATTGGACTGTATATGAGCCCCCTTATGAATATGTAAACTCGAGCATATATGAAGAATTTGATTTTGGGGTCAATCCCTGCATGTACGGGTATAGGCCTGGAGACAGCCTCTCAAATGTAACTCTCAAGATAGTCTATAGGACAAACGACAACTCCCTCCTGAAAATAATATTTAAATTTTATGATCTGGATGACCCTGATATCTGGATATCTCACGAACAAACTCTTCCAGAGAAAAATCACTTTTATACCGCACACATAAACCTCACAGAATACGTAAACACCACCGAAGACCTCGCAAATTTCAAGATCAGGCTTGAATCTGCAACACATGCAAATTCCGAAAACAAAGAAATAAATATCGATTATTTGGGGTTGTGGGTAGAGTGA